In one Streptomyces venezuelae genomic region, the following are encoded:
- a CDS encoding beta-glucosidase family protein has translation MSRSVSRRSALGLAGGAIAVAAAATAGVAVPSHAAARTRQGPGAGPRVESLVGRLTLDEKISLLHGATDPEALGQAGYVPGVPRLGIPPLRLADGPAGVRVAARATALPAPVMLAAAFDPALARRYGQVIGREGRALKQDVLLSPMVNLIRTPYAGRNFETFGEDPLLAADMVSAEIKGIQGEGLIATVKHFALNNQEKDRMSIDVRVDERTMHETELRGFEAAVAAGTGAVMGAYNKVNGTFACENRTLLSDILRERWGFEGWVMTDWTAQHSTAAALAAGLDMEMPEGVYFGAALKKAVRNGTVPEPHVDRSVRRVLGVMERFGLLDKSAPPRPARDPKAGAAVALDVAKAGATLLRNAHGTLPLKGRAARDIAVIGPTGRHPFVSGGGSAHVVPDRADSPLHAIRARAGRGADVTYALGEDLYGKAIPRRELSPGLDAEGQRVAAGKEWTYDGTLTPAESDEWTLVIHYSGERPKVELDGVELYPKQPGVGEFFSGGLVSSAPDGLNVRRATLPLTSAGHRLRIRAEGGDRGQTFRLRRITGATRAADVAAAVRAARGAHSVVLFAYEDATEGQDRTTVALPGHQEDLIRAVTAANPRTTVVLNTSSATSMPWLERTAAVLQMYYPGQEGAAATAAVLFGDCDPGGRLTQSFPVDDDHHSMAGNPLRYPGVGGVEEYSEGVLVGYRWYDAEGVRPLFPFGHGLSYTTFDYRDLSVRRVGRGLDVTFTVRNTGRRDGVTVAQVYVGPSPDLAMEQAERVLGGFERVALRAGQRRRVTVHVDRRTLSAWDAERHGWVLGTGRRAIQVGVSAGESVLSAHTVVKGAGS, from the coding sequence ATGTCCCGTTCCGTGTCCCGGCGGTCGGCCCTCGGGCTGGCCGGCGGTGCGATCGCCGTGGCCGCCGCGGCCACCGCCGGAGTGGCGGTGCCCTCGCACGCGGCCGCCCGCACAAGACAGGGCCCCGGCGCGGGCCCCCGCGTCGAGTCCCTCGTCGGCAGGCTCACCCTCGACGAGAAGATCTCCCTGCTGCACGGCGCCACCGACCCCGAGGCCCTCGGGCAGGCGGGTTACGTTCCCGGCGTGCCGCGGCTCGGCATCCCGCCGCTGCGGCTCGCCGACGGGCCCGCGGGCGTGCGCGTCGCGGCCCGCGCCACCGCGCTGCCCGCCCCCGTCATGCTCGCCGCCGCCTTCGACCCGGCCCTCGCCCGCAGGTACGGCCAGGTCATCGGCCGCGAAGGGCGCGCCCTGAAACAGGACGTCCTGCTGTCCCCGATGGTCAACCTGATCCGCACCCCGTACGCGGGACGCAACTTCGAGACCTTCGGCGAGGACCCGCTGCTCGCCGCCGACATGGTGTCCGCGGAGATCAAGGGAATCCAGGGCGAGGGCCTCATCGCCACCGTCAAGCACTTCGCCCTGAACAACCAGGAGAAGGACCGCATGTCCATCGACGTGCGGGTCGACGAGCGCACCATGCACGAGACGGAGCTGCGCGGGTTCGAGGCGGCCGTCGCCGCGGGCACCGGCGCCGTCATGGGTGCGTACAACAAGGTCAACGGCACTTTCGCCTGCGAGAACAGGACGCTGCTGAGCGACATCCTGCGCGAGCGCTGGGGCTTCGAGGGGTGGGTGATGACCGACTGGACCGCCCAGCACAGCACGGCCGCCGCCCTCGCCGCGGGCCTCGACATGGAGATGCCCGAGGGCGTCTACTTCGGCGCCGCCCTCAAGAAGGCCGTCAGGAACGGCACCGTTCCCGAACCGCACGTCGACCGCTCCGTCCGCCGTGTCCTCGGCGTCATGGAACGGTTCGGCCTGCTCGACAAGAGCGCCCCGCCCCGTCCGGCACGTGATCCGAAGGCGGGGGCGGCGGTCGCGCTCGACGTCGCGAAGGCGGGCGCCACCCTGCTGCGCAACGCCCACGGGACCCTGCCGCTGAAGGGCCGGGCCGCCCGCGACATCGCCGTCATCGGGCCCACCGGACGCCACCCGTTCGTCAGCGGCGGCGGCAGCGCCCACGTGGTCCCCGACCGGGCGGACAGCCCCCTCCACGCCATCAGGGCACGTGCCGGACGCGGCGCCGACGTCACGTACGCGCTGGGCGAGGACCTCTACGGCAAGGCGATCCCGCGGCGCGAACTCAGCCCCGGTCTCGACGCCGAGGGCCAGCGGGTCGCCGCGGGCAAGGAGTGGACGTACGACGGGACGCTGACCCCGGCCGAGTCGGACGAGTGGACGCTCGTCATCCACTACTCGGGCGAGCGGCCGAAGGTCGAGCTCGACGGCGTCGAGCTCTATCCGAAGCAGCCCGGCGTCGGCGAGTTCTTCTCCGGCGGCCTCGTCTCCTCCGCGCCCGACGGGCTGAACGTCCGGCGCGCGACGCTGCCCCTCACCTCCGCCGGGCACCGGCTGCGGATCAGGGCCGAGGGCGGCGACCGCGGCCAGACGTTCCGGTTGCGCAGGATCACCGGCGCAACCCGTGCCGCGGACGTCGCCGCGGCGGTGCGGGCGGCACGGGGCGCGCACAGCGTCGTCCTCTTCGCGTACGAGGACGCGACCGAGGGCCAGGACCGCACGACCGTCGCGCTCCCCGGCCACCAGGAGGACCTGATCAGGGCGGTGACCGCCGCCAATCCCCGGACCACCGTGGTCCTCAACACGTCGTCGGCCACCTCCATGCCGTGGCTGGAGCGGACCGCCGCCGTGCTCCAGATGTACTACCCCGGGCAGGAGGGCGCGGCCGCCACCGCCGCCGTCCTGTTCGGCGACTGCGACCCCGGCGGCCGGCTCACCCAGTCCTTCCCGGTGGACGACGACCACCACTCGATGGCGGGCAATCCGCTGCGCTATCCCGGGGTGGGCGGTGTGGAGGAGTACTCGGAGGGCGTCCTCGTCGGCTACCGCTGGTACGACGCCGAAGGGGTGCGGCCGCTCTTCCCCTTCGGGCACGGGCTCTCGTACACCACCTTCGACTACCGGGATCTGTCGGTGCGCAGGGTGGGCCGGGGGCTGGACGTGACCTTCACCGTGCGCAACACCGGGAGGCGGGACGGCGTCACCGTCGCCCAGGTGTACGTCGGTCCTTCGCCGGACCTCGCGATGGAGCAGGCCGAGCGGGTGCTCGGCGGCTTCGAACGGGTCGCGCTGCGCGCCGGGCAGCGGCGGCGCGTCACCGTCCATGTCGACCGCAGGACCCTGTCGGCCTGGGACGCCGAACGCCACGGCTGGGTCCTCGGGACCGGTCGGCGCGCCATCCAAGTGGGTGTGTCGGCAGGCGAGTCGGTCCTCTCCGCGCACACCGTCGTCAAGGGAGCCGGTTCATGA
- a CDS encoding carboxylesterase/lipase family protein gives MRIAIRRAASAVAVLAAAAASSLVPLPARAADSTLVRTDAGWVRGETTDEGRQFLGIPYARQPVGDLRWKEPRPVKPWGGVRGAASFGNRCVQSASWDPGYENPSHTEDCLDLNVYAPAGRTAGPRPVMVWLHGGGLTAGAGEDIVPDTFARRTGTVVVTVNYRLGAMGFLAAAGLDGEASDGVSGNYGLLDQQAALRWVRANIGRFGGDAHRVTIAGESAGGRSVCTLLASPTARGLYGAGIVESGAYGDCAARERGPAVRDGAAFAKKAGCPDPATALACLRRKPAKDILAAQAGFDWGPVTGGAFLPVQPKEAYENGAAARVPVLNGANSDEGNLFAFARFDGAGAPLTAERYPGAVTEAYGPDLGGRVLKAYPLTEHASPTHAFGAATGDRMFACTALRMNTALAHRGPVYAYEFADRTSPPFASLRELDTDFDFGATHVNEVQYLFKHFGLASPLDKEQRALARQMEQYWGSFVRTGVPRADGGPGAPDQRTRPGQVLSLRTASEGGTGISTTVHDAHRCDLWDTVPAG, from the coding sequence ATGAGAATCGCGATACGTCGCGCCGCGTCCGCCGTCGCCGTCCTGGCGGCGGCCGCCGCGTCCTCACTCGTCCCGCTCCCGGCCCGGGCCGCGGACTCCACGCTGGTGCGCACTGACGCGGGCTGGGTGCGGGGTGAAACCACGGACGAGGGAAGGCAGTTCCTCGGCATCCCCTACGCGCGGCAGCCCGTCGGCGACCTGCGCTGGAAGGAACCCCGCCCCGTGAAGCCCTGGGGCGGCGTGCGCGGGGCTGCGTCATTCGGCAACCGCTGTGTGCAGAGCGCCAGTTGGGACCCCGGGTACGAGAACCCCAGCCACACCGAGGACTGCCTCGACCTGAACGTGTACGCGCCCGCGGGCCGCACGGCGGGACCGCGGCCCGTGATGGTGTGGCTGCACGGCGGCGGGCTCACCGCGGGCGCGGGCGAGGACATCGTGCCCGACACCTTCGCCCGCCGGACCGGAACCGTCGTCGTGACCGTCAACTACCGCCTCGGAGCCATGGGGTTCCTCGCCGCCGCGGGCCTCGACGGCGAGGCGTCCGACGGCGTCTCCGGCAACTACGGACTGCTCGACCAGCAGGCCGCCCTGCGCTGGGTGCGCGCCAACATCGGCCGGTTCGGCGGCGACGCGCACCGCGTCACCATCGCGGGCGAGTCCGCAGGCGGCCGCTCCGTCTGCACCCTGCTCGCCTCGCCCACCGCCCGCGGCCTGTACGGCGCGGGCATCGTGGAGAGCGGGGCGTACGGCGACTGCGCGGCCCGCGAGCGCGGGCCCGCGGTCCGCGACGGCGCCGCCTTCGCGAAGAAGGCGGGCTGCCCCGACCCGGCGACCGCGCTCGCCTGCCTGCGGAGGAAGCCCGCGAAGGACATCCTCGCCGCGCAGGCCGGGTTCGACTGGGGGCCGGTCACCGGTGGCGCCTTCCTGCCCGTGCAGCCGAAGGAGGCGTACGAGAACGGCGCCGCCGCCCGCGTGCCCGTGCTCAACGGCGCCAACAGCGACGAGGGCAACCTCTTCGCCTTCGCCCGGTTCGACGGCGCGGGCGCCCCGCTCACCGCCGAGCGGTACCCCGGCGCGGTCACCGAGGCGTACGGCCCCGATCTGGGCGGCCGTGTCCTGAAGGCGTACCCGCTCACGGAACACGCCTCGCCCACGCACGCGTTCGGCGCGGCGACCGGTGACCGGATGTTCGCCTGCACGGCCCTGCGCATGAACACGGCCCTGGCGCACCGCGGACCCGTCTACGCCTACGAGTTCGCCGACCGCACCTCGCCGCCCTTCGCGTCGCTGCGCGAGCTGGACACCGACTTCGACTTCGGCGCGACCCACGTCAACGAAGTCCAGTACCTCTTCAAGCACTTCGGTCTCGCATCGCCGCTCGACAAGGAACAGCGGGCGCTCGCCCGGCAGATGGAGCAGTACTGGGGATCGTTCGTCCGCACCGGTGTGCCGCGCGCCGACGGCGGGCCCGGCGCCCCCGACCAGCGCACCCGCCCCGGGCAGGTGCTCTCCCTGCGCACCGCGTCCGAGGGCGGCACCGGGATCAGCACCACGGTGCACGACGCGCACCGGTGCGACCTCTGGGACACCGTTCCGGCCGGGTGA
- a CDS encoding DedA family protein, with the protein MHVQEWLEQVPAVSIYALVGLVIGLESLGIPLPGEIVLVSAALLSSQHGDINPVILGACATAGAIVGDSIGYAIGRKGGRPLLAWLERKFPKHFGAANVATAERSFQKWGMWAVFFGRFIALLRIFAGPLAGVLRMPYWKFLIANVLGGIVWAGGTTAVIYYIGVVAEDWLKRFSYVGLGIAVLIGVGSMLFVKRRAKKAAAEAEAEAAAAGTPVTGVPVAEPQPVTAAD; encoded by the coding sequence TTGCACGTCCAGGAGTGGCTGGAGCAGGTACCAGCCGTCAGCATCTACGCGCTGGTGGGTCTCGTCATCGGCCTCGAGAGTCTGGGCATCCCGCTGCCCGGCGAGATCGTCCTCGTCTCGGCGGCGCTCCTCTCCTCCCAGCACGGTGACATCAACCCGGTGATCCTCGGGGCGTGCGCCACCGCGGGTGCCATCGTCGGCGACTCCATCGGGTACGCCATCGGACGCAAGGGCGGACGGCCGCTCCTCGCCTGGCTGGAACGCAAGTTCCCCAAGCACTTCGGCGCCGCGAACGTGGCGACCGCCGAGCGGTCGTTCCAGAAGTGGGGCATGTGGGCCGTCTTCTTCGGCCGTTTCATCGCCCTCCTGCGCATCTTCGCGGGCCCGCTCGCGGGTGTCCTGCGCATGCCGTACTGGAAGTTCCTGATCGCCAACGTCCTCGGCGGCATCGTCTGGGCGGGCGGCACCACCGCCGTCATCTACTACATCGGCGTGGTCGCCGAGGACTGGCTGAAGCGGTTCTCGTACGTGGGACTCGGCATCGCCGTCCTCATCGGCGTCGGCTCGATGCTGTTCGTCAAGCGCCGTGCGAAGAAGGCCGCTGCGGAGGCCGAGGCGGAAGCGGCCGCGGCAGGGACCCCGGTGACGGGGGTCCCGGTGGCCGAGCCGCAGCCCGTCACCGCCGCCGACTGA
- a CDS encoding gamma carbonic anhydrase family protein, whose product MGHEALITGIGGKDPKIDQDAFTAPTSVVIGEVTLQAGASTWYGAVLRADCGPIVVGADSNIQDNCSLHVDPGFPITIGERVSVGHNAVLHGCTVEDDALIGMGATVLNGAVIGAGSLVAAQALVPQGMRVPPGSLVAGVPAKVRRPLTDEEREGISLNGTLYVELAKAHRDAHAAG is encoded by the coding sequence ATGGGCCACGAGGCACTCATCACCGGCATCGGCGGCAAGGACCCGAAGATCGATCAGGACGCGTTCACCGCGCCGACGTCCGTCGTCATCGGTGAGGTGACCCTCCAGGCCGGGGCGAGCACCTGGTACGGCGCGGTGCTGCGCGCCGACTGCGGGCCCATCGTCGTGGGTGCCGACAGCAACATCCAGGACAACTGCAGCCTCCACGTCGACCCCGGCTTCCCCATCACGATCGGGGAGCGCGTCTCGGTCGGCCACAACGCCGTCCTGCACGGCTGCACCGTCGAGGACGACGCGTTGATCGGCATGGGCGCCACCGTCCTGAACGGCGCGGTGATCGGCGCGGGTTCGCTGGTGGCCGCCCAGGCCCTGGTGCCGCAGGGCATGCGGGTGCCCCCGGGCTCACTCGTCGCGGGCGTGCCCGCCAAGGTGCGCAGGCCGCTCACCGACGAGGAGCGCGAGGGCATCTCGCTCAACGGCACGTTGTACGTGGAACTGGCCAAGGCCCACCGCGACGCGCACGCGGCGGGCTGA
- a CDS encoding acyltransferase, producing MPKNRNTFSSLAAAPRRIAQRAVHAGWGWVQRTGAVTAAHPGRLRFGALGEGTKLAFPQGTVFGEPWIRIGDHCIVGQHVTLTAGMMPDLDLGPDPILRIGNGVVLGRGSHVIADTTVSIGDDCYFGPYVYVTSTNHSYDDPHTPIGKQWPRMDPVEIGPGCWVGTGAVILPGARIGRNVVVAAGAVVRGEVPDHAVVAGAPARVVRTWDAEQGWQPPLRTPAPVPIPDGVTPEQLVALGELGEMGRLGELGELGKLDEV from the coding sequence GTGCCGAAGAACAGGAACACGTTCTCATCTCTTGCCGCCGCGCCCCGCAGGATCGCGCAGCGCGCCGTCCACGCGGGCTGGGGCTGGGTGCAGCGCACGGGCGCGGTGACCGCCGCGCATCCGGGGCGGCTGCGGTTCGGTGCGCTCGGCGAGGGCACGAAGCTCGCGTTCCCGCAGGGCACGGTCTTCGGGGAGCCGTGGATCAGGATCGGCGACCACTGCATCGTCGGCCAGCACGTCACGCTCACCGCGGGCATGATGCCCGACCTCGACCTCGGACCCGACCCGATCCTCCGCATCGGCAACGGCGTCGTGCTCGGCCGGGGCAGTCACGTCATCGCGGACACGACGGTATCCATCGGCGACGACTGCTACTTCGGTCCCTACGTGTACGTGACCTCCACCAACCACTCCTACGACGACCCGCACACGCCCATCGGCAAGCAGTGGCCGCGGATGGACCCGGTGGAGATCGGGCCCGGGTGCTGGGTGGGCACCGGTGCGGTGATCCTGCCGGGGGCGCGGATCGGGCGGAACGTGGTGGTCGCCGCGGGGGCGGTGGTCCGGGGGGAGGTGCCCGACCACGCCGTGGTGGCGGGGGCGCCCGCGAGGGTCGTCCGCACCTGGGACGCCGAGCAGGGATGGCAGCCGCCGCTGCGGACGCCCGCGCCGGTGCCGATTCCTGACGGCGTCACACCGGAACAGCTCGTCGCGCTCGGCGAACTGGGGGAGATGGGGCGGTTGGGCGAGTTGGGGGAGTTGGGGAAGCTGGACGAGGTCTGA
- a CDS encoding DMT family transporter, with product MTALFALATSLLWGLADFGGGMLTRRVPALTVVVVSQTIAVAVLGAVVIATGGWTEWGPRLWFAVAAGLVGPVAMLAFYKALALGPMGVVSPLGSLGVAVPVGVGLVLGERPGLAQFAGIAVAVSGIVLAGGPEVRGAPVQRRAVLLTLLAAFGFGGVMALIAEASSSLTGLFLALFVQRVTNVAAGGAALFVSVRRGGRALPEAPDAEGPATEGSEDSEGVTGSGGKRYGMGVVRAALPALAFVGLADVAANGTYSMAAQSGPVTVAAVLSSVYPVVTALAARAVLKERLRGVQAAGAGLALVGTVLLAS from the coding sequence ATGACCGCACTGTTCGCCCTGGCCACCAGTCTGCTGTGGGGCCTCGCCGACTTCGGCGGTGGAATGCTGACGCGGCGCGTCCCCGCCCTCACCGTGGTGGTCGTCTCGCAGACCATCGCGGTGGCGGTGCTCGGAGCCGTGGTGATCGCGACCGGCGGGTGGACCGAGTGGGGGCCGCGGCTGTGGTTCGCGGTGGCCGCCGGCCTCGTCGGGCCCGTCGCCATGCTCGCCTTCTACAAGGCCCTGGCCCTCGGCCCGATGGGCGTCGTCTCGCCGCTCGGGTCGCTCGGCGTCGCCGTACCCGTCGGTGTCGGTCTCGTGCTGGGCGAACGGCCGGGCCTCGCCCAGTTCGCGGGCATCGCCGTCGCGGTCTCGGGCATCGTGCTCGCGGGCGGGCCCGAAGTGCGGGGCGCTCCCGTGCAGCGGCGGGCCGTCCTGCTCACCCTCCTCGCCGCGTTCGGGTTCGGCGGCGTGATGGCGCTGATCGCCGAGGCGTCGAGCAGCCTGACCGGGCTGTTCCTCGCGCTGTTCGTGCAGCGGGTGACGAACGTGGCGGCGGGCGGCGCGGCGCTGTTCGTCTCCGTGCGGCGGGGCGGGAGGGCGCTTCCCGAGGCCCCAGACGCGGAAGGACCCGCGACCGAGGGTTCCGAGGACTCCGAAGGTGTCACGGGTTCCGGGGGCAAGCGGTACGGCATGGGCGTCGTGCGGGCGGCACTCCCCGCTCTCGCCTTCGTCGGCCTCGCGGACGTCGCCGCCAACGGCACGTACTCGATGGCCGCGCAGAGCGGCCCCGTCACCGTCGCCGCGGTCCTCTCCTCCGTCTACCCGGTGGTGACGGCGCTGGCGGCGCGTGCGGTCCTGAAGGAACGTCTGCGCGGGGTGCAGGCGGCGGGCGCGGGGCTCGCCCTGGTCGGCACGGTCCTGCTGGCGAGCTGA
- a CDS encoding helix-turn-helix domain-containing protein: MSDLDQLTQSLARNLKRWRNERGFTLDALAARAGVSRGMIIQIEQARTNPSVGITVKLADALGVSITTLLDYEQGSHVRLVPPEQAVRMWSTEAGSSTTLVVGAEARGPFELWSWRLMPGEGSDSDAHPPGTIELLHVTRGELTLVVDGTEHTVPAGTGATFEANAPHGYHNKGAEPVEMTMSVSVPPAHAGSY, translated from the coding sequence GTGTCGGACCTCGACCAGCTGACCCAGTCGCTCGCCCGTAACCTCAAGCGCTGGCGCAACGAGCGGGGCTTCACGCTCGACGCGCTCGCCGCCCGCGCGGGCGTGAGCCGCGGCATGATCATCCAGATCGAGCAGGCCAGGACCAACCCGAGCGTGGGCATCACGGTGAAGCTCGCGGACGCGCTGGGCGTCAGCATCACCACCCTCCTCGACTACGAACAGGGCTCACATGTCCGGCTCGTGCCCCCGGAGCAGGCGGTCCGCATGTGGTCCACGGAGGCCGGCAGCAGCACGACGCTCGTCGTGGGGGCCGAGGCGCGCGGGCCGTTCGAGCTGTGGTCGTGGCGCCTGATGCCGGGCGAGGGCAGCGACTCCGACGCCCACCCGCCGGGCACCATCGAGCTGCTGCACGTCACGCGCGGCGAACTGACGCTCGTCGTGGACGGCACGGAGCACACCGTCCCCGCCGGGACCGGCGCCACCTTCGAGGCCAACGCGCCGCACGGCTACCACAACAAGGGCGCCGAACCGGTCGAGATGACCATGTCGGTCTCGGTGCCGCCGGCGCACGCGGGCTCCTACTGA
- a CDS encoding CaiB/BaiF CoA transferase family protein yields MPPPPRLPLAGVTVVSLEQAVAAPFATRQLADLGARVIKVERPGGGDFARRYDTTVRGQASYFVWLNRSKESITLDLKSEPGLAILAELVAGADVFVQNLAPGAAERLGFGAAELRERHPSLITCTVSGYGTDGPWADRKAYDLLLQCQTGLLQLTGTPDEAARAGISVADIAGGMYAYSGILSALYTRATTGRAPAVEVSLFDALAEWMGQPAYYTRYGGTQPPRVGARHATVAPYGPFTAADGKDVLLSVQNEREWVALCREFLGRPELADDPRFVTGSDRVEHRDALDAIISERFAELGSDAAMELLDRTGIANAGVNSVHEFLAHPVLTERGRWQDIRVPGTSEPVQALLPPAILSGVAPRMDPVPEAGEHTAAILAELGHGPDDVARLRAEGVCR; encoded by the coding sequence ATGCCGCCTCCCCCTCGCCTGCCCCTCGCCGGTGTCACCGTCGTCAGTCTCGAACAGGCCGTCGCCGCGCCCTTCGCCACCCGGCAGCTCGCCGATCTGGGCGCCAGGGTCATCAAGGTCGAGCGGCCCGGCGGCGGCGACTTCGCACGGCGGTACGACACCACCGTGCGGGGGCAGGCCAGCTACTTCGTCTGGCTCAACCGGTCCAAGGAGTCGATCACCCTCGACCTGAAGTCGGAACCGGGCCTGGCGATCCTCGCGGAGCTCGTCGCGGGCGCCGACGTGTTCGTGCAGAACCTCGCGCCGGGCGCGGCCGAGCGGCTCGGGTTCGGCGCGGCGGAGCTGCGGGAGCGCCACCCGTCCCTGATCACGTGCACCGTCAGCGGTTACGGCACGGACGGGCCGTGGGCCGACCGCAAGGCGTACGACCTGCTCCTGCAGTGCCAGACCGGGCTGCTCCAGCTCACCGGCACCCCGGACGAGGCGGCGCGCGCGGGGATCTCCGTCGCGGACATCGCCGGGGGGATGTACGCGTACAGCGGCATCCTGTCGGCGCTGTACACACGGGCGACGACGGGGCGTGCCCCGGCCGTCGAGGTGTCCCTCTTCGACGCGCTCGCCGAGTGGATGGGGCAGCCCGCCTACTACACGCGGTACGGCGGCACCCAGCCGCCCCGGGTCGGCGCCCGGCACGCGACGGTCGCGCCGTACGGCCCGTTCACGGCCGCCGACGGCAAGGACGTCCTCCTCTCGGTGCAGAACGAGCGCGAATGGGTCGCCCTGTGCCGCGAGTTCCTCGGGCGGCCCGAGCTGGCCGACGACCCTCGCTTCGTCACCGGTTCCGACCGCGTGGAGCACCGCGACGCACTCGACGCGATCATCTCCGAGCGGTTCGCGGAGCTCGGCAGCGACGCGGCGATGGAGCTGCTCGACCGTACGGGCATCGCCAACGCCGGGGTCAACTCGGTGCACGAGTTCCTGGCCCATCCGGTGCTCACCGAGCGCGGACGCTGGCAGGACATCCGCGTGCCGGGCACGTCCGAGCCCGTACAGGCCCTGCTGCCCCCGGCCATCCTCTCCGGGGTCGCCCCGCGCATGGACCCGGTGCCGGAGGCGGGCGAGCACACCGCCGCGATCCTCGCCGAGCTGGGCCACGGCCCGGACGACGTCGCGCGGCTGCGCGCGGAAGGGGTCTGCCGGTAG